The sequence below is a genomic window from Silvanigrella paludirubra.
AAAGCTATATTAACTTGCAATGATAGCACTCTTTATTCGTTAGATGGTGATCTTCTAAATTCAAATGATGGTAAAATTAACATTGAAATGGGACCAAATTTTGTGTTTTGCTCTCCTTACGTTATAGCTAAATAGGCTTATTTAGTTAAAAAAGGGTTTTTATGACAGTGAAAGAAAAAAGAGAAAAAGAAGAAAGTAAGGAAGAAAAGAAAAATCTTGATTCTAAACGCAGCTTTTCTATTCGCGAAATGGAAATCCAAGATTTAGCTGAAGCTTATAACTTAGGTGAAACATGCTTTAGAGCAGATTTATGGCCAATGTTATACAGAGGCTGGGATGAATATGAAGTCACAAGTATGTTTAATACAGATGGTGATTATTGCCTTGTTGCAGAAAATGATGATTTTCAAAAAGGTGAAGATCCTGAAGATGAACGTATTGTTGGCTTTGTTTTAGGAACAGTAATGTCTAAACCAGGAACCGCCTGGAGCTATGGATATATTGTTTGGTTATGTGCACACCCAAATTGGCAAAGAGAAGGTGTAGCAAGCAAACTTATTGATAAAGTAGTTGAAGCATTTGTAGAAAATGAAGGTGTTCGTATTATAATGGCTGATACAGATCCAAGCAATAATAGAGCAGTTCAATTTTTTAAGAAAAAGGGATTTGATCAAGAACACCAACATGTATTTTTGACTTCAAATATTGAAAACAACCCTCTTTATTCTAATTTACTTCATAAATCGAGAGCTGCTGCATTAGAGGAACAATATTTAAAAAAAATAAGAAGATTAGCTATTGGTTCTTCTGGCCTTGCGGCTATTAAAAATCTGAAAAGAAAAAATATTAATAGTAAAAATGAGAGTAATAAAAATGTTACCCCAAAGCGTAATAAGAAAAAATCTAAAAAGAAAAAAAAATAAAGTAACATCTTGCTCTGCATTTATAAAAGGATAATTTCAATTATGCATAATCAAACAGGGACTCCTGATCTCACTCTTTTAAATAAAGCCCAATATGATGCATGCACACACAAAGATGGTCCTGCAGTTGTTTATGCTGGTGCAGGTAGTGGAAAAACAAGAGTAATTTGCTCAAGAATTGGCTGGTTAATAACAGAACAAGGCGTTCCTCCATCTTCCATTTTAGCAGTAACTTTTACAAATAAAGCCGCTAAAGAAATGAAAGAAAGAATTGAAAGCTATATCGGTGGACAAAAATCAAAAAACATTATTGTTTCAACTTTTCACGCTTTTTGTGCAAGATTTCTTCGAATTTATTCTCATGAAGCCGGCTATCAACCTGGTTTTACAATATATGACGATAATGATCAAAAAAGTTTATTAAAAGATATTTTAAAACAATTAAATGTTCCAGATAAACTTCTTTCATTAAATACTGTTAAATCTAAAATTGATAAAATTAAAAATCAAGGACATACTCCTGAAGAATATTTACAAGAAATAAAAAATAATAAAGATTATACGATAAAAGAAGAAAGAAACCAGCTTAGAAATTTTGGTGAACATTACGATCCT
It includes:
- a CDS encoding GNAT family N-acetyltransferase, with amino-acid sequence MTVKEKREKEESKEEKKNLDSKRSFSIREMEIQDLAEAYNLGETCFRADLWPMLYRGWDEYEVTSMFNTDGDYCLVAENDDFQKGEDPEDERIVGFVLGTVMSKPGTAWSYGYIVWLCAHPNWQREGVASKLIDKVVEAFVENEGVRIIMADTDPSNNRAVQFFKKKGFDQEHQHVFLTSNIENNPLYSNLLHKSRAAALEEQYLKKIRRLAIGSSGLAAIKNLKRKNINSKNESNKNVTPKRNKKKSKKKKK